The DNA sequence CGGCTACCTTGGCGGCCTCGACGTCGGGCTGGTCGAAGGGGTTGATTCCCAGCAGGCGGCCGGCGACGGCGGTGGCGAACTCCCACACCATCATTTGGGTGGCAAGGCCGCCGGCGATGGCCACCTGGTTGTCGCCGAGTTCGATGTCGGCATCCGCGGCCACAAGCCGCACCACCAGCACGTCAGCCGCGCCGGAAGTGACCTCCGGGGACTGCGGGCCTGCGACGACCGGCAGGATGCCCGTGCCCAGCTTGCCGGTGGATTCGGCGATGAGCTGTTCAGCCCAGTCAGCAAATCCAACAATGCCGGAGCCGTCCTCGGCGATGACAATCTTGTTCCGCAGCGGGTTGGTCCCGCCCAGTGCCGTACCCAGGGCGAGCCCGATGTTTTCCGGCGCATCATCGTTGAGGATTTCGGCAGCTTCTTCTGCCTCGTCCAGGAACGCCTGGATGTCCACCCCGGCCAGGCCGGAGGGTACAAGGCCGAACGCGGTCAGCGCCGAGTAGCGGCCGCCGACGTTGGGATCGGCATTGAAGACAGCCCGGTAGCCGGCTTCGCGTGAGGCCTTGTCCAGCGGTGAGCCGGGGTCGGTCACGATGATGATCCGGCTCTTGGCGTCCACGCCGGCCTCGGTGAAGGCCTGCTCGAAGATCCGCCGCTGGGAATCCGTTTCCAGGGTGGAACCGGACTTGGATGAGACCACGATGGCGGTGGCGGCCAGCCGGTCTGCGAGGGCAGCACGGACCTGGTCCGGGTCCGTGCTGTCCAGCACTGTCAGCTCGACGCCGGCCGTGCCCGCGATGACCTCGGGAGCCAGCGAGGATCCGCCCATGCCGCAAAGCACGATCCGGCTGACGCCTTCGGCGCGCAGGGCGTCACGGAGTTCCAGGATGTCCTTGACCAGGGGCTGTGAAACGGTGGCGGCCTCCACCCAGCCCAGGCGGACTGCGGACTCGGATTCGGCGTCCGGACCCCACAACGTGTGGTCCTTGGCGAAGATCCGGGTGGCGATCCGGTCCTCGACGAGGGCGGGAAGGTGCTGTTCAAGCGCCTGCTGGGCAGCGCCGGTGGCGTCGTAGCTGAGAGTGCTCATAGGTGTTAGGAAGCCTTTCGTGCAGAGGCGAGGGCGCCTTCGACGTCGGCCAGCAGTTCCTTCCAGCTGGCCACGAACTTGTCCAGGCCTTCGGTTTCAAGGAGCGCGACGACCTCGTTGTAGGAAACGCCGAGCTTTTCCAGGGCGTCGAGGGTTGCGTTCGCCTCATCATAGGTGCCGGTGACGGTGTCACCGGTGACCACGCCGTGGTCGAAGGTGGCGTCCAGGGTCTTCTCCGGCATGGTGTTCACGACGCCGGGGGCCACGAGTTCGGTGACGTACAGGGTGTCCGGGTACGCCGGGTCCTTGACGCCGGTGGAGGCCCACAGGGGGCGCTGGGGGAGCGCGCCGGCGTCGGCCAGCAGGGCCCAGCGCTCGGCGGCGAACAGTTCCTCGTAGACCTGGTAGGCCAGGCGGGCGTTGGCCACGCCGGCCTTGCCCTTGAGGGCCTTGGCCTCATCGGTGCCGATCTTGTCGAGGCGCTTGTCGATCTCGGTGTCCACGCGGGAAACGAAGAAGGACGCAACGGAGTGGATCTTCGACAGGTCGTGGCCGTTTTCCTTGGCCCGCTCCAGGCCGGACTGGAAGGCGTTGATGACGGCGCGGTAGCGCTCCAGGGAGAAGATCAGGGTCACGTTGACGCTGATGCCCTCGGCCAGGGTTGCCCTGATGGCTTCGAGGCCTTCGAGCGTGGCCGGGATCTTGATGTGGACGTTGTCCTTGTTGACGCGCTGGTAGAGGTGCTTGGCCTCGGCGATGGTTCCTGCGGTGTCCCAGGCAAGGCGCGGGTCGACCTCGATGGAGACCCGGCCGTCGACGCCCCTCGTGGCGGCAGCGACCGGGGCGAACAGGTCGCAGGCATCGGCAACGTCGGTGGTGGTGATCTCGAAGATCGTGTCCTCCACGCTGGCGCCCTCTGCTGCCTTGCTGGCGATGATGTGGTCGTAGTCGGTACCGGAGGTGATGGCGGCGTGGAAGATGGACGGGTTGGTGGTCACACCAACCACGTTCTTCTCTTCGATGAGCTTGCGGAGGGTGCCGGTTTCCAGGCGTCCGCGGGAAAGGTCGTCGAGCCAGATGGAAACACCGGCGTCGGAAAGCTGCTGGGTGGGAGTAGTCATTGTTATATCTCCTAAAAGTTTAGGTTTCAGGCCTGGAGGCTGGAGAGGGAGTCCTTGGCGGCGGCGGCGACAGCTTCTGCCGTGATGCCGAACTCCTGGAAGAGGCGCTTGTAGTCAGCCGAAGCGCCGTAGTGTTCAAGGCTGACGGAGCGTCCGGCGTCGCCGACGAATTCGCGCCAGCCCAGGGCAAGTCCGGCCTCGACCGAGACGCGTGCCTTGACGGCGGCCGGCAGCACGGATTCGCGGTAGGTGGCGTCCTGCTTCTTGAACCACTCAACGCAGGGCATGGACACCACGCGGGCGGCGATGCCGTCGGCCTGGAGGGCTTCGCGGGCCTGGACGGCCAGCTGGACCTCGGAGCCGGTGGCAATCAGGATCACATCAGCCGGAACGGTGGCGCCGTCCTTCGACGCTTCGGCCAGCACGTAGCCGCCCTTCGCCACGCCTGCCGTGGATGCGAAAGTGTCGCCGTCGGCGTCGCCCGTACCGCGTTCCCACGTGGGAATGTTCTGGCGGGTCAGCACGATGCCTGCCGGGTTGGAGTGGTTCTCCAGCATGGTCTTCCAGGCTGCTGCCACTTCGTTCGCGTCACCGGGGCGGACCACGTCCAGGCCCACGATGGCGCGCAGCGATGCGAGCTGTTCCACGGGCTGGTGGGTGGGGCCGTCCTCACCCAGGCCGATGGAGTCGTGCGTCCAGACGTACAGGGACGGGACACCCATCAGGGCGCCGAGGCGGATGGCGGGGCGCTGGTAGTCGCTGAAGATCAGGAAGGTTCCGGAGAATGCACGGGTGTTGCCCGCCAGGCTGATGCCGTTCACGATCGACGCTGCGGCGTGCTCGCGGATACCAAAGTGCAGCACCCGGCCATACGGGTTGCCGGACCAGGCACCGGTCTGCTTGGAGGCAGGCACGAAGGACGGGGAACCCTCGATGGTGGTGTTGTTGGACTCAGCGAGGTCGGCGGAGCCGCCCCACAGCTCGGGCAGGACCGGGCCGAGGGCGTTCAGGACCTTGCCGGAGGCTGCGCGGGTGGAGACATCCTTGCCGGCCGGGAAGACCGGAAGCGCGGCGTCGACGTCGGCAGGGAGTTCCTGCGCCTCGATGCGCTGGAGGAGGGCGGCGCCCTCCGGGTTGGCTTCACGCCAGGCGTTGAAGGATTCTTCCCAGGCCTTGTGTTCTGCGGCGCCGCGTTCCACCAC is a window from the Arthrobacter sp. NicSoilC5 genome containing:
- the tkt gene encoding transketolase encodes the protein MEEQELSWTSLDQRAVDTIRVLAADAVEKVGNGHPGTAMSLAPAAYLLFQKLMRHDPRDPQWLGRDRFVLSPGHTSLTLYIQLFLSGYGLELKDLEALRTWGSLTPGHPEYKHTAGVEITTGPLGQGLASSVGFAYSQRRQRGLFDADAPAGESPFDHTIWVIASDGDLQEGVTSEASSLAGHQELGNLVVIYDENHISIEDDTDIAFTEDVLKRYEAYGWHTQRVDWTRTGEYKEDVQELYSALLAAKAETSKPSIISLRTIIGYPAPKKQNTGKIHGSALGAEEVAALKEVLGFDPAKSFEVDQEVLDHARAVVERGAAEHKAWEESFNAWREANPEGAALLQRIEAQELPADVDAALPVFPAGKDVSTRAASGKVLNALGPVLPELWGGSADLAESNNTTIEGSPSFVPASKQTGAWSGNPYGRVLHFGIREHAAASIVNGISLAGNTRAFSGTFLIFSDYQRPAIRLGALMGVPSLYVWTHDSIGLGEDGPTHQPVEQLASLRAIVGLDVVRPGDANEVAAAWKTMLENHSNPAGIVLTRQNIPTWERGTGDADGDTFASTAGVAKGGYVLAEASKDGATVPADVILIATGSEVQLAVQAREALQADGIAARVVSMPCVEWFKKQDATYRESVLPAAVKARVSVEAGLALGWREFVGDAGRSVSLEHYGASADYKRLFQEFGITAEAVAAAAKDSLSSLQA
- the tal gene encoding transaldolase, yielding MTTPTQQLSDAGVSIWLDDLSRGRLETGTLRKLIEEKNVVGVTTNPSIFHAAITSGTDYDHIIASKAAEGASVEDTIFEITTTDVADACDLFAPVAAATRGVDGRVSIEVDPRLAWDTAGTIAEAKHLYQRVNKDNVHIKIPATLEGLEAIRATLAEGISVNVTLIFSLERYRAVINAFQSGLERAKENGHDLSKIHSVASFFVSRVDTEIDKRLDKIGTDEAKALKGKAGVANARLAYQVYEELFAAERWALLADAGALPQRPLWASTGVKDPAYPDTLYVTELVAPGVVNTMPEKTLDATFDHGVVTGDTVTGTYDEANATLDALEKLGVSYNEVVALLETEGLDKFVASWKELLADVEGALASARKAS
- a CDS encoding glucose-6-phosphate isomerase produces the protein MSTLSYDATGAAQQALEQHLPALVEDRIATRIFAKDHTLWGPDAESESAVRLGWVEAATVSQPLVKDILELRDALRAEGVSRIVLCGMGGSSLAPEVIAGTAGVELTVLDSTDPDQVRAALADRLAATAIVVSSKSGSTLETDSQRRIFEQAFTEAGVDAKSRIIIVTDPGSPLDKASREAGYRAVFNADPNVGGRYSALTAFGLVPSGLAGVDIQAFLDEAEEAAEILNDDAPENIGLALGTALGGTNPLRNKIVIAEDGSGIVGFADWAEQLIAESTGKLGTGILPVVAGPQSPEVTSGAADVLVVRLVAADADIELGDNQVAIAGGLATQMMVWEFATAVAGRLLGINPFDQPDVEAAKVAARGLLDAQPEPTPAAFVDGAIEVRGGDWLGEAATAEGAVKALLGTLSADSYLSVQAYFDRLAFAGLEGIRDELAAATGRPVTFGWGPRFLHSTGQFHKGGPAIGVFLQVTAAPAEDLGIPDRPFTFGELIAAQAAGDAQVLGEHGRPVLRLHLTDRAAGVAQLQDVVAALSTRASATES